The following nucleotide sequence is from Lytechinus variegatus isolate NC3 chromosome 12, Lvar_3.0, whole genome shotgun sequence.
ATAGCCCAGTTATCTTTGCATGTGTAGTCATTCCTGCAAGCCTCAAACCACACAGAACAATCGGTGTCACACAACGGCACATGCATAAAACGCTCATTCCTTATGCTGATGTTGTGCTGGGAAGACAAATTGGAGTACACAGAGAAAAAAGGATGAATTTATCcaatatcaataaaaacaagaaagaaaaaatacctGAAAATATTACATCAAACACTTTCTAATTGAAAAATGTGGCCTGAAGGAATTAAAGTTGATATAAGGAAATAAATATCCATAGATTTGGTATCTAAGCAAAGCCTACATTCTTTAAAACCTGTTCATCGACAAATTAATCTAATTCACCAAAATCTTCTGGCTTCTTAATATCCTCAATTGAAATGCCCCAAAAATAGCCTCTTCCATGATTTCCAGGGAAAAATAGACTCTCAGGAATGCTGTTAGTATGACAACAGCAGGCAATTTTTATGTTTAAGAGCCATATGTAGCCTTTTTTAAGAATGTGATAACAGAGAACTTTTGTTGATTTAGATAATTTCCTCAtgattagtaaaaaaaaaaaaaaaaaaacagctacaaatcagaaaaatattgTCCGCTATAGAGGACTTACTGGTACAAGCCATGGGCCTACATTGGGAGAGCACTCGTAGAAGCATAGATCCTGTCTCATCCACTGCTCGCAGGACGATGACAGGGGTGTGTCACAATGGTTCCATTTGAAGTCATGCCACAATGGTTGGATGTGAAGGTCCTCTGAGATTTCTTCGGTGCAACAAGAACGATCCCGCCATGGTGTACACTTGAGGTGGGTACAAGAAAAAAGTTCCATTATCTTTGGGGACCACAGGGGGtcggtcttacaaagagttacaatcgatccaatcaacctcaactacatgtatatggatatccatcaatgtcatcatttttctacagaaaatttgtacAACGTCCTTTTTGTTAACAAAGAGGAGCACACTGaaaacacaaaggttagcgattgatcgtacgctcgatttttaagattgattgtacattgtagtcaatgcaatcaatcgtgtaaaaatgttctacgatcattgctaagctttgtgttacggagcccagatgtATTCAATGTACATCACAAtcacatctagaaaatattCTGAGCAAAGATGCCTTTTTTTAGATGTTGaccttgctggctttccatagttgtggttgatcgaatcaatcgcaactgttttgtaagacagggcccaggaaTATGTTTGACTTTCTAAAAAAGGTTACGTACAGACTTTGCATAATCAGGTctaaataaatgtaattgctttgACTGAAGTCCAGCGCACACTTTGTCATCCAATTTGACgcaattttgtaataaatcccattttttccagtaaatatgaaaattgagattatttcattcaatgtttgGCATAATGTATAGGAAtagcaaaataataattttgctttgcggCAAGCCTTGTGGTCGGAGTTAAGTGCAAATCAACTTCAAGTTGTAGCCgatgatgatgtcattacgATTTGGACTTGAATCTACTTTTATTCGTACAGGGAGGCTCGAACTAGACTATATTTcgatttcagtagtcctaccactattctgaactctgatcaCTAAGATTTTATTGGTTTAAATGTCCggatatcaaaataatgttattacaatttctttgaaattctgaTCGTAACGGATCGCGTAGTGTGCACCAGGCTTTAGGCAACTCTTCGACTTATTAAAGGTTGATTTTATTATGCAGGCTGCATGTAAGCTATGGCGCAGCTCtagagaaaatgaaatgagggcTGGAGgctatttacatgtaaattcgCCCCCAAAATGTCCCTAATTCAACCGATGTAATTCTTATAGGATCCAATGTAAACAGTAATACATTGTACAGTAAATTTTCGCTCATGAGCTAAAAAGTAGCCCTGGAAAGTTTTGTATTAATGTTTTGCCTCCTGGTAGGTGTAGGACAACATTTTAAGAAGGCTAATGGACAGTTCCCTTGGCAACCGCAACATGTTATCCTCGATGGTGTagttgaaattcatatttttattttaaataagtAAGATTTAAATACATTAAGATCAACTTCGCTGCCAGGTTGAATTtcctatttttttgtaattttcatgtAGTATCAGATCATCATCAGTGATCCGAAAAGCATAAATCAGGAAGGTTTTGATCTGCCAAAAGGGTTCTATACATAGTTGTTGTAAAACAAGACCATTCCCATGCTcaaagacctttgaccttgtgaccccccccccaaaaaaaaaaaaatctacttgttttaattttcactcCGGTTCACcagataatgcaaatctttaaaattcaataactttgttatttgttatccgattttgttcaaattttccgCATtgtgctctgtgaattttaatctatttattaAGATAGTAATATCATCAGCCTGGAGAATCCTATATATGTCTATCTAAATGTACAACTTGATATCATCCTACATGCATCTATGCACTGAATTAAGGATTAAATTCTCTCCCTGCATGAGTTCAGATAAAGTCTGCTGTCCCATGACAAAAGGAATCAACTTGatgattttcaaaaatgacCTTTTACTACTTTATTTgggataattaagtacatgtatgtgcatgctCTACATGATGGATAATGCAAAAGATTTTGGAGTCACATATGGTAGCCTGCAATGCCCAAAAATTTTGAtgtttcaaaagcaaaaaactCTCTATTTCCACATAAAACAATGACACACTTTTCTCATTTGTTGTTAGAGAAAGACACTCATTCCAGAGTTGCTTCCGTTTATTCCGGGATGACAACCAACTGAGCATAaccaaaaaaattacaaaaataataatgctgAAGGTTAAAATAATTCACAAAGTTACAAACGACAGGAAGTGTCAAAACTGACCTGGCTGAAGAGGTCACTTTCCGGTCCAGGCTTATCTTTGTGATACTTGCCATCCAGGCACCTATCAGTGTAGTATTCAACAGTCCTTTCTGGTTCCGAAGACTCGGCAAAGCACAGGTCCACTGAGATGAGGACCAGGGCCAGGAGAGCGGAGATGAGTGGACGTTCCATTGCAGTTCCTGTACGAATATCTAAAGATACAGATATTAAAAGATGTGTCATAAATAAGAACAAATATATCCTTCAAGTGtagggtatcaaaaacaaatAATAGAACTACATTTGTATTGTTTCTAGTGCTTTACAACCCGGTCAAAGGAACCTGGTAtgcccgcacacaatgtatCCACAttcttctccactccctggggagcattccaaaaAGAATTCAAAGAAAACTGCatacatactacataggctttaaCACCTTAGAGAAGAGTGACAAATTGCGGAttgacccaccccccccctttgcaaaagggggggggtggtcgaAAGGTcgtttgaccaaaattgtccatgaagtaactactaAACTAAACTGATCTATTTACTGCCACACTGGGCAAGTTGACGCCCAATATCAAAAGCAACTCCAAGAAAATGACTGACAATATTGCAATTTTATCCTTACTCAAGACTGGTGAACGAGTCTGCAACAAAGCGACACAAACTACATGCTGATCTATGAAGTACAATCGTTCATTAACCCCTTTTTATCATGATTCCATTATTTAAAAactcattactttttttatcatcatgcacATCTGTTTTAtcaccatctacatgtattccatCATTATGAAATCCAGCAGCAATTTAAACAATAGCACTATCTGTACAATCATTCTGTCAAGTattgactcttgttattcacaTTATTTGCTGAGTCTGCAAAATCCTATGTCGGAGCGTCTGGTATTTACATTGTACctattgtatcattattttgtgtgctTAATTGCAGGTTATAAGTTCAGGTGATAAACCTGTACACAAAAACTATAAAACTTTGaaccagaccccccccccccctctccatctgtctgttaaaacaaaagaaggaaaaaaatgccATACCATTTGACATAAGAACTGCATGGGACAAACATACACAACTTTAAGacataaataaaatgcaatacTATTACTAAAAAGAATTGGAATTTCAACAATATAGAGAATTGTTATCTTAACACAGGAAAATGGTAAAATGGCAAAAAAAGTTCCAACTTGCATTTTACAGTAAACAGTTCCCAATTAGTTCTATGGTACATGTGCATGCAATGTAATGTTctgattacctttttttctttcaacacTTGCTCTGACTTTTCTATAGGAGAAAAATCTTGGAAGGATGCTATATTcaaagtttttacaaatatagaatgaagaaaaaaaataccatgtTTCATAACAAGAAAAAGTAAACACTTCTTGTACAATACAAATACAGGACTAGCTACGACTATTCTCCAAAGGACTTTGAAATCATTATGTGTTTGACTCAATGGTGGCCATTTCTTTAAGCGTATAAAGAAGTACATTAAAAATCACAACAATTGGCAACATCCACACGTACTTGTTCAGATGTTTATCTTCACTTTTATTGATTCTTTATGGAATTCAAATTTGATGACAGTGTGCTACTGCTTGAAATACAAGTTGAACcatcaaaataataaacaaatagaactttttgaaagaaaaagaaaaatgaccatGGTATGGATAAAAGACAAACGGAAGTACATACAGCCTTCCATATCACATCTCATTTATAGCATAGAGAGACTTTTTAAGAAATTGGGatttacaaatttcaaatatttgatttgatttattcgGTCGACAATATTCACATGTTAACAGGTTATGAAACAAATTGCCAAATAATTACACATACAACTGGACATGTATGAAACACAACAGTAGAAAATGGGACCAGAAAATAGCACAAGTGCTAGTCGAGCCTGTCCCCACATATATTAAAAATGTAGATTATCtttaagaagaaataaaaacgaaacaaaaattaaatacaCCTTGTAATTGGGTTAGcagcaacatattttttaattttcttaattgcAGCAATTATAtactgtacagtacatgtaggtagtGTGCACTCATAACCAATAACTTTTTAGAGAATTCCTAAAACtttttctggatttttttttcaatttcatttcaaccGGTACTTTATTTCAGAAATCACTTACCTACATGTAGAAAAGAAAGCGAAAATTGACCTCAAGTTGTTTTGATCTATTTACTTATTGGCATTTTCTTCTGTCATGTAAGATATTTGTAGACTGATTATACAAATCAAACACATGAAGAATCCTTAAATCATTGAATAAATGGCGAGTATGAGCTTGCCAGTGACTAAACGTAATTGTACGCACTGCATTTTTTTTGAGAAAGACACAATTCAGGCTGCTTTTGTATACTCCCTTACACCTATATTCCATAAGTGAGATGTAGCTCTATAAAAgctaaaaataatatcaaagtaatttaGGTACGTACAGTGTACTGTTATAACCGAAACAAAATTCCTAATATCTTACGACTATAGACCTACTTGAATTAATCTATCATATAATGCTTTTCCCACAATAAGCTTGTCAATTGTTATATTTCTTGACAGAGTTTCAAATACCTAAAGTTATAAAACTGAAATACATTGAAGATATTTAGTTCAGTTTCCTAGGCCTAGGGAAGGTCTTCATGTTAGATGAGGATTtacatactacatgtagtttaatcCTTATACAGTGTGGTTATATCTTTTCGGGATCGTACATACACAGATACAGTGTAGGCTTAACT
It contains:
- the LOC121425230 gene encoding folate receptor gamma-like, giving the protein MERPLISALLALVLISVDLCFAESSEPERTVEYYTDRCLDGKYHKDKPGPESDLFSQCTPWRDRSCCTEEISEDLHIQPLWHDFKWNHCDTPLSSSCEQWMRQDLCFYECSPNVGPWLVPHNISIRNERFMHVPLCDTDCSVWFEACRNDYTCKDNWAIGWDWSSGENECPADATCEKFEAKFGNAKNMCEKIWNKSYTVVSADTDACMTLWFDPSYGGNPNDQVALAKAQELVGDATRPGPQQYAIFTNAMATTTVLLATRWLHH